The DNA segment CCCAGCCTGCCGTCATGGTCAATCAGGGCGGTCAGGTCATCGATATCAAGCCGTTCGATAGCCGCCGGGGGCAGCGGCTCGACCACGACATACACCATGTCGGCAGCATTGTTGATGATGTAAAAGCCGATGCCCATCTCGCCGAGTTCGGCCGCTACCCGCAGGTCTGCCGGGCTGGGAATCAGTGTTCCGGAGGGGTGATTATGAATTACGACATCCCCGGCTCCAGTGTGCGCCGGGGGCGCGGGTACCTGGGAGGCATTACCCCGAGCGGCAACCCGTACCTCGCACAGCTGTTTTTGCGCATCTACCGACCCGATGAACAATACTTCGGAGCCGTCTGCTTCCTGGATGGCCGTACTCATAGCGGTACGGATATGTTCTGGGGCGCGATCGGCAAACTGCATGCAGGAATTGTACGGATAGATCCGCCCCGGTGCAAGCAGGGCAAAAAAAAACGGCTGTGTGCCTGATCAGCACACAGCCGCTTTCACTACTGGAATAACCAGGCGGGTTACTCTACGATAGCGATAATGTCGGACGAGCTTACGATCAGGTAGTCCTCGCCTTCGACGGTGATAGCAGTGCCGGCGTACTTGTCGTGCATAACCTTGTCGCCGACCTTAACCTGAATCTCTTCGCTCTCGCCAATGGCG comes from the Spirochaeta africana DSM 8902 genome and includes:
- a CDS encoding co-chaperone GroES — protein: MNIKPLGDRVLLKAEVAEEKTKGGLYIPQTAQEKTQTGVVTAIGESEEIQVKVGDKVMHDKYAGTAITVEGEDYLIVSSSDIIAIVE